In the genome of Pseudarthrobacter sp. IC2-21, one region contains:
- a CDS encoding ABC transporter ATP-binding protein — protein MSAAKKDATGLNLEKTESAATPEDLLEDDEFFEEEFKPSEADGDMFGGMPAKKAEHFWPSAKRLLGLLKPEAMGIYAVVALVVVSVVLNVIAPKILGQAMDVIFGGVVGKQLPAGASKEQFVEGLRQQGQENFADMISKMELVPGTGINFQKLSVLIAIVLLMYFVANIFLWLQGYVLNRIVMKVIRRLRDDTEKKLNKLPLNYFDTRQRGDVLSRVTNDVDNVQQALQQAFAQLISSLLTVIGIVIMMFIVSWQLALIALIALPLSGVAAGLIGSRSQKLFAAQWKNTGELNGQIEESFSGHDLVRVFGRDADMLERFEERNEALYKASFGAQFVSGMIFPVMQFVSYLSYVGIAVVGGLRVASGSMSLGDATAFIQYSREFTQPLGQMAGMANMLQSGVASSERVFEFLDADEQDAETATDHLPAKTDGHVEFRDVTFSYTEDKKLIENLSFTAEPGHTVAIVGPTGAGKTTLVNLVMRFYELNSGSITLDGVDITRLSRSELRSKVGMVLQDAWLFGGSIYDNIRYGNLDATEEQVMAAAKATFVDRFVRALPDGYSTVIDEEGNNVSAGEKQLITIARAFVANPSLLILDEATSSVDTRTEVLVQKAMAALRTDRTSFVIAHRLSTIRDADTILVMENGRIVEQGNHKKLLAAEGAYYRLYRSQFAGADAEATAVDDSTAVHS, from the coding sequence ATGAGCGCCGCCAAGAAAGACGCCACCGGCCTGAACCTCGAAAAGACCGAATCCGCGGCAACACCGGAGGACCTCTTGGAGGACGACGAATTCTTCGAGGAGGAGTTCAAACCCTCCGAGGCTGACGGCGACATGTTCGGCGGCATGCCCGCCAAGAAGGCCGAACACTTCTGGCCCTCCGCCAAACGCCTCCTGGGCCTGCTGAAGCCCGAAGCCATGGGCATCTACGCCGTTGTTGCACTGGTGGTGGTGTCGGTGGTCCTGAACGTCATCGCCCCCAAAATCCTCGGCCAGGCCATGGACGTGATCTTCGGCGGCGTGGTGGGCAAACAGCTGCCCGCCGGTGCGAGCAAGGAACAGTTCGTTGAAGGGCTGCGCCAGCAAGGCCAGGAAAACTTCGCGGACATGATCTCGAAGATGGAACTGGTGCCCGGCACCGGGATCAACTTCCAAAAACTCTCCGTCCTGATTGCCATCGTGCTGCTCATGTACTTCGTGGCCAACATCTTCCTGTGGCTGCAGGGGTACGTGCTGAACCGCATCGTGATGAAGGTGATCCGCAGGCTCCGTGACGATACCGAAAAGAAGCTGAACAAGCTTCCGCTGAACTACTTTGACACCCGCCAGCGCGGCGACGTGCTCTCCCGCGTGACGAACGACGTCGACAACGTCCAGCAGGCACTGCAGCAGGCGTTCGCGCAGCTGATCAGCTCCCTCCTGACGGTCATCGGCATTGTCATCATGATGTTCATCGTGTCCTGGCAGCTCGCCCTGATCGCCCTGATCGCGCTTCCGCTCTCCGGTGTGGCCGCCGGGCTGATCGGCTCCCGGAGCCAGAAGCTCTTTGCCGCCCAGTGGAAGAATACGGGCGAGCTCAACGGCCAGATCGAGGAGTCCTTCTCCGGTCACGACCTGGTCCGGGTGTTCGGCCGTGACGCTGACATGCTGGAACGCTTTGAAGAGCGGAACGAGGCTCTGTACAAGGCCAGCTTCGGGGCCCAGTTCGTCTCCGGCATGATCTTCCCGGTCATGCAGTTCGTCTCCTACCTCAGCTACGTCGGCATCGCCGTGGTGGGCGGACTTCGGGTGGCGTCAGGCTCGATGTCCCTGGGTGATGCCACGGCGTTCATCCAGTACTCCCGCGAGTTCACCCAGCCGCTGGGCCAGATGGCCGGCATGGCCAACATGCTGCAGTCCGGTGTTGCCTCCTCCGAGCGGGTGTTTGAATTCCTCGACGCCGATGAGCAGGACGCCGAGACCGCCACGGATCACCTGCCGGCCAAGACCGACGGGCACGTGGAGTTCCGGGACGTCACGTTCAGCTACACCGAAGACAAGAAGCTGATCGAAAATCTGTCCTTCACCGCAGAGCCCGGCCACACCGTGGCCATCGTGGGTCCCACGGGTGCGGGAAAGACCACCCTGGTGAACCTGGTGATGCGCTTCTACGAGCTCAACTCCGGGTCCATCACCCTTGACGGGGTGGACATCACCAGGCTGAGCCGCTCCGAGCTGCGCTCCAAGGTGGGCATGGTGCTCCAGGACGCGTGGCTGTTCGGCGGCTCAATCTACGACAACATCCGTTACGGCAATCTGGACGCCACGGAGGAACAGGTCATGGCGGCGGCCAAGGCCACCTTCGTGGACCGCTTTGTCCGCGCCCTGCCGGACGGGTACAGCACGGTGATTGACGAGGAAGGCAACAACGTCAGCGCCGGCGAGAAACAGCTCATCACCATTGCGCGAGCCTTCGTGGCCAACCCGTCTCTGCTCATCCTGGATGAGGCCACCAGTTCAGTGGACACGCGCACCGAAGTGCTGGTCCAGAAGGCCATGGCGGCGCTGCGGACGGACCGCACCAGCTTTGTGATCGCCCATCGGCTGTCCACCATCCGCGACGCCGACACCATCCTGGTCATGGAGAACGGCAGGATCGTGGAGCAGGGGAACCATAAGAAGCTGCTGGCCGCCGAAGGCGCGTACTACCGCCTGTACCGGTCCCAGTTCGCCGGTGCAGACGCTGAAGCAACGGCTGTGGATGATTCGACGGCGGTGCACAGCTGA
- a CDS encoding acyl-CoA thioesterase, giving the protein MRWGDMDAYGHINNVQIVRMMEEARIAAFGPPRGTGLPGVEPEVGLFNEVPDGTLALVVDHKIRYVRTLEYRNVPAVVQVWIGAVKGASFDIHYVVQDPVTREDCVRASSHLAFVDADSGRVLRLTPEQKERMAPFTF; this is encoded by the coding sequence ATGCGCTGGGGCGACATGGACGCCTACGGGCACATCAACAACGTCCAGATCGTCCGGATGATGGAGGAAGCCAGGATTGCTGCGTTCGGGCCGCCGCGGGGCACAGGCCTGCCCGGCGTCGAACCCGAAGTGGGGCTCTTCAACGAGGTGCCCGACGGCACCCTGGCCCTCGTGGTGGACCACAAGATCCGTTACGTCAGGACGCTCGAGTACCGCAATGTCCCGGCCGTGGTCCAGGTGTGGATCGGGGCCGTGAAGGGCGCCAGCTTTGACATTCATTACGTGGTGCAGGATCCGGTGACCCGGGAGGACTGCGTCCGGGCCAGTAGCCACCTCGCCTTCGTGGATGCGGACTCAGGGCGTGTCCTGCGCCTGACACCCGAGCAGAAGGAACGGATGGCGCCGTTCACCTTTTAG
- a CDS encoding PLDc N-terminal domain-containing protein produces MAKKNKKTWKEMSPAARAGVVAVGIVQMALMLAAQRDISRRPAAQINGPKAAWRAAALINFIGPMGYFILGRKRPGSVT; encoded by the coding sequence ATGGCCAAGAAAAACAAAAAGACCTGGAAAGAGATGTCCCCGGCGGCACGGGCAGGAGTCGTGGCGGTAGGGATAGTGCAAATGGCGCTGATGCTGGCTGCCCAGCGGGACATCAGCAGGCGCCCGGCAGCGCAGATCAACGGGCCAAAGGCGGCCTGGCGGGCGGCTGCCCTCATCAATTTCATCGGCCCGATGGGGTACTTCATTCTTGGCCGCAAGCGGCCCGGTTCAGTCACCTAA